One genomic segment of Paenibacillus sp. FSL H8-0332 includes these proteins:
- a CDS encoding EndoU domain-containing protein yields MKEKILEGQRKIPKNDLIGGHSPSINNANDNFAVEVLSTNADGTKNVVFTKKFPDGNLSKLKKSTLFPDFWSDEQIIMSLTNVGNTPAISTRLRDGATWHRATIDGVEIDVIKVGDNLTSGYPTRKINASRPSGF; encoded by the coding sequence ATGAAAGAAAAGATTTTAGAAGGACAAAGAAAGATTCCGAAAAATGATTTAATAGGAGGACATTCGCCAAGCATTAACAATGCTAACGATAATTTCGCAGTTGAAGTTTTATCCACTAATGCTGATGGTACCAAGAATGTAGTTTTTACAAAGAAATTTCCTGACGGAAATCTTTCCAAGCTTAAAAAGAGTACCTTGTTTCCAGATTTTTGGAGTGATGAACAAATTATCATGAGCTTAACGAATGTTGGTAACACTCCTGCTATATCTACAAGATTAAGAGATGGAGCAACTTGGCATAGGGCTACTATAGATGGCGTGGAAATTGATGTAATCAAAGTTGGTGATAATCTTACCAGCGGTTACCCAACACGCAAGATAAACGCATCACGCCCGTCAGGTTTTTAA